In Holophagaceae bacterium, the sequence TTCCCTTCCTGCCGCCCGTGCCTGGCCATTACGACCTGGTGCTGAGTTTCCTGGCGCCCCACGACATCGCTGCACGGAAGATCTCAGCCAGTTGTCGCGCCGGTTGGATCCACACCGACTATGGTTCCCTGGAATGTGGCGTGGACACGACCTTCGAGGCGTCCATGTGGCAAAGCATGGATGCCCTCATGGCCGTGTCCGAAGGGGTCAGGGATTCCTTTATCAGCGTCTTTCCTACCCTTGCGGACCGGGTCCAGGTCATGGAGAACATCCTCTCGCCCGATTTCATCCGCCAACAAGCGGATGAGGATGTCAGCAAGGAAATGCCCTTCGAGCCAGGGATCATCCATCTCTGTTCTGTTGGGCGCTTCAGCCATGCAAAAAATTTCGATGCAATACCAGAGGCAGTGCGGCGCTTGGGAGGATCGGGCCGTTCCGTGAAGTGGTACATCATTGGTTATGGTCCAGAGGAGGAGCTGATCCGCCGCCGGATTCAGGAGGCTGGTGTGCAGGATCGGGTCATCATCCTGGGAAAGAAAGTTAATCCCTACCCTTACATGAAGGCTTGCGATACATACGTACAGCCTTCCCGCTATGAAGGGAAAGCCGTCACCGTCCAGGAGGCCCAGATTCTCGGCAAACCTGTCCTCATTACCAACTTTCCTACCGCCGGGAGCCAGGTTCAGGACGGCGTAGATGGCCTGATCGCGCCGATGGAAATGGACGGCCTGGTTGGTGGAATCCGCAAGCTGATCGAGGATCCTGCGCTTCGCGAACGACTGGCCGCCACCGCGGCAAGCCGTGATTACTGCAACCGGTCGGAGGTCGAAAAGATCCTACGGTTGATCAAGGCTGATCCATGACCGGAAACCGGAAGAAAGTCCTGTTCCTCATTGAAAGCCTTGCGGGCGGCGGGGCCGAGAAGGTTCTCTCGGTCCTTGTGGCCCATCTGGATAAGACGAAGTTCGATGTGACCGTCCTATCTGTCGTCAATACTGGAATCCATATCGATTCCATCCAGAAACATGCCCACTACCAGTTCTTCCTAGACAACCCGGCCAGTGATCGCTCCTTCTGGAGCCGACTGGTTTACCGCGTGAAATACAACCTCATTCAGAAACTCCCCGGAAGGTTGGCATATCGCTGGTTGATTAAGGATGCCTTTGAGTTTGAAGTGGCGTTTATCGAAGGTTTGGCAACGAAAATCATCAGTGCTTCTATAAATCCGAGGTCGAGGAAACTTGCTTGGGTGCATACCGATTTGCAAGCCAACCACTGGACGAAGCTCGTTTTCCATACCTTGCAACGGGAGGCTCAATCCTATCGTCGGTTTGACCAGATCGTTTGTGTCTCCAGGCAGGTCAAGGACAGTCTGGCTTCCCTGCTCGGTATTGTGGAAAGAACCAGCGTTCTACACAATCCCGTGGATACCCGGGAGATCTTACAGAAGGCCGAAGAAGGATTGCCCGTAGCAGAAGACCGGTCAACGTTGCGGTTGGTCAGCACTGGTCGTCTCGTGGAACAGAAAGGCTATGACCGTCTGTTAAACATCCATAAGCGACTATTGGACGACGGACTTGCGCATGAGCTGTGGATCCTGGGGGAAGGTCCGCAGCGCCCACAACTGGAAGCCTATCTCCAGCAGCACCAGCTCGAGGGAAGCGTACGACTTTGGGGGTTCTTAGCCAATCCGTATGCCATCATGCGCCAGTGCGATCTGTTCGTCTGTTCCTCACTGGCCGAAGGGTTCAGTACGGCAGTGACCGAGGCCCTGATCCTGGGAATCCCGGTGATCACGACTGATTGTTCTGGAATGAGGGAATTGTTGGGCGACCAAGAGGGGTTCGGCATCATCACCGGAAATTCAGAAGATGCTTTGTACGATGGCTTGAAGTCCCTACTCACCGAGCCAGAGCGCTTGGCCCACTATCGCCGCCAAGCGATCCTCCGAGGCCAGGAATTCGGGCTTAAGCAAACCCTGCCGGCAGTTGAAGCCCTGCTGGAGGGAGTTATTTGACATGAAACGAATGTTGATCGTGGCAAACGGACTGGAGGGAGGGGGAGCGGAAAAGGTACTCATCACCCTGATCAACCATTTAGATTCGCGGCAGTATGACATCACCCTATACAGCATGGTTGCCTGCGATATCCATCGCCTGGAGTTGATGCGACCAATTCACTACCGCTATTTCTTTGAGGCTGTCATACCGGAGGACAATGAACTCGTCCGTTTTTGGAAAAAGCTACGCAATAAGCTAAAACTATTAATTTTCGACTTTTTACCAGCTCGGTGGTTCTACTTCCTGTTTGTCACCGGAAAATTTGACATCGAGTTCGCTGCGATCGAGGGGTATGCCACCAAGGTCATCAGCGGGTCAGGCAATCCCACTTCACTGAAAATAGCCTGGGTTCACATTGACTTGTTCAACCTTCATTGGACCGACATTGTTTTTAAAAAACCGGACGAAGAAAAGAAGGCATATTGCCGGTTCGATAAAATCGTCTGCGTTTCCGCTGTGGTGAAAGAGAATCTGGACCGACTTTTCGAGGTTCATGAAAAAAGTCTAGTTCTTTACAATCCGGTTGATGTGGGCGATATTCGCCAAAAAGCGCGGGAACTCGTTCCAGTGCCACGATCCACTAGCAAGTTGTTCCGAATGGTAACGGCCGGTCGGCTGGCGGAACAAAAAGGCTTTGACAGACTTCTAGATATCCATCGGCGGTTGCTGGCCGACGGGTTGGCACATGAACTCTGGATTTTAGGCGAAGGGCCGCAACGGCTCGTGCTTGAGGCCTATATCCGAGAGCATCACCTTGAGGAAAGTGTTTGTCTTTTGGGGTTCCAGGCGAATCCATATGCTTTCATAAACCAGTGTGACCTGTTCGTTTGTTCCTCGCGGGCCGAGGGGTTTAGTACGGTTGCCACCGAAGCCGTCATTCTTGGACTCCCAGTTGTCACAACCGATTGCGCGGGAATGAGGGAGTTGCTGCTGACTGGTGAGGATTCCTGCGGTTTGATTACGGGTAATGATAATGAAAACCTGTATATCGGATTGAAGGATATTCTGCAAGACATGACGCTTTTAGAACGTCTCAAAGAAAAGGCGCGTGCAAGGGGTTCAGCCTTCTCGTTAGAAAAAACAATGAATAGTTTCCTCGGGTTATTTGAAAATCAATAACCCTTCTGGGACATATTCTATGAATTAATCAATTAAAATTTATATTCTTATGATTACCATAATTGTATCAATCTATTTTTTTTCATCCTTTATCGTAATTTTTTTGTATTAATTCAATTGTATTTTCAGTGTAGAAAATAGGCGAATCTATTATTTCAAGCGATCGGTTACCCATTTCATGACGCAATGCTGTTTTGAGGATCAACTCCTCGATCTTATCTGCGCATTTTACATGATCGTCAGGTGGAAAGACAAAGCCATTAATGCCGTTTTGGACCACTTCCGGAATGCCTCCAACATTAGTTGCAACGATCGGCAGACTGATGGTCATGGCTTCCATGATGGAAAACGACAATGCCTCGTGCCTCGAAGGCTGGCAATAAATATCAACATCGAGCAAACAGTCGGTCACATTCTGTTGTATGCCAGCCCAATTGATCCGATCGGTTAAACCGAGTTCCACAGCAAGATCGTGAAGGGACTTTGTGTCATGTTTGTCGTGTATGAATTGGCTGCCGCCGATTTGAAGCAGTTCCACATCGTGGCCTCGTTCCACCAATACGTTTACCGCGCGGAGCAGGATGTCGACACCCTTTACTGGTGCATGAAAGGCCACACATCCAATGATAATACGGGACTTGGCTGTACGATCGAAAGACCTTCGGCGTGCCTTTTCAGCGTCAATCTGGGATTTCGGCAGTCCGAAGTAAGTCACCTCCAGCTTTCGGCTGAATAGTTTAAAAAAATCTCTGTACTCACGCTGCACTGCATAGGAGGCGCAATATATTTTATCGATAAAAAATTGCAACATGAAAATTTTTAATCGATAAAAGGTAACACCAACTCTAACCTTAAAATTATTTTTCCAGTCATTGTTAACCGAGTAATAATTCTCCATGTTCAAGTGCCAAAATGTTTTCATACCCAACAGCTTACCCGCGACAAGGAACCACAGGGTATTTTCGAAATGGCAATGCAGGAACTGGATCTGATTCCTTCTAAGATAACTATGAAACTTCAAAAAATTAGCTATGGAAAAGCGATAATCGAATACTGCTGTCTTCACATTGTTGTTGACAAAAAAAGCAGCAACTGGTTCTTTTGGCGTCTCTTTCGAGAAAATAAGAAATACTTCCCCCCATCCGTTTTTATTTGCTGAAGCAACAAAGAAGGCATACCATTTTTCTAGGCCGCCGATTTTTTCTGAGGTTTGCTGACCTGTAATATGTAATATGTTCATCATTTTTCTCATCTGCTTATCATCTGTATAACATAAAACGAGAAGGCCCGTGGATAGGGTTTCTTAAAGCCCTGTTTTAAGATGTATAGAGGAGTCCGGAAATCTAAATGAATCCACCTGTTCCAAACATCAGCGTTATCGTCCCCGTTCACAATACGGAACGGTGGGTCGGTCGATGCATCGATTCAATCCTTTCTCAGTCCTGCACGGATTTCGAACTCATCCTGGTGGAAGATGGCTCTACCGATGATAGCGGCACGATTTGCGACGAATACGCCGCACGGGACGCGCGAATCCGTGTTGCGCATATTCCGAATGGGGGCGTTTCAAATGCCAGGAATCGCGGACTCGACTTCTCTCAAGGACGGTTCATCTGCTTTATCGACAGCGACGATTGGGTTGAACGGGATTACCTGGCTACCCTTTTAGAAACACTCACGAACTCGCAAGCCCAGATTGGGATCTGCGGTATCAGCTCCGACCCCAATTCCAATGAACCCCCCGTAGTCCTGGTCGCTCCGACGCAGACCCTAACCCTGTTGTCCGTCAATGCGGACGAGCTTTTAACGTTGTACGAGAGTTACCTATTGTTTGGCCCGTACAACAAGATTTACGAACGAATGATCATCAACGCTAATAAACTCCGATTTGACACCACACTTTCCTACGGGGAAGACTTGGTTTTCAATTTCCAATACCTTGATTCAGTGGCGCAACTTGCGGTCTCAGACCAACCCCTCTACCACTACCGAAAGGCTAATCCGGGTTCCTTGGCGGGGAAGTACCATGCCGACAAGTTCCAGATCGACATGCGGTTGTTTGAGGTCACCTACGCCTTTTTCGAGAAGCATGGTCTGCTGACTGTGGCAGCCTTGTGTTGGCTCTGGACACGGTATTTCTGGAGCCTGCACGATGATCTTTTTCTGATCAACCATCCCCGGTGCACCCTTAGGTGGCCTCAAAAGTTCCAGCATATCCGAGCGATACTTGCCCATCCCCGCTTGCCGGAAGCCCTTGTTTTTGCTGACACCACCAAGTGCCCGCGTTCCATCCTGGCCTGCATCCGGCATCAGAGTGTCCTGGGCTTCTTCGCCCTCAACCTGGTGATGTCCCTGAAAAATCGTGGTGTCCCTTCATGAATCCGATTCTTCTTTATCCCCATGGCGGCAGCCTGAACCATGGCTGCGAGGCCATCGTCCGTGCCACCGCCAAGATCCTGGGCGGCCCGCCGAAATCCATGACCCTGTTTTCCATGCGGCCCCAGGAAGACTTGAGTGTGGGGCTCGACCGGATCGTGGCCGTGGCAGACCATCGGTATGTCGAACCGTTGACCCGCCGGCAGACACTCGTGGCGTCCATCCACCACAAGCTGACCAACACCGACAACCGCTTCTATCGCTTTAAACATGCGGCGCTTTTGAAGGGCATCACGCGGGATTCCATCGCCCTCTCCATCGGTGGCGACAACTATTGCTACGGCGACTGCAGTTGGCTCTACGCCGCCAACACCTTGATCCACAAAAGAGGCGCGCGGACGGTCTTCTGGGGCTGTTCGGTGGATCCCGAGGACATGGATGCGGCGATGGTCCGTGATCTCAATGGCTTCGACCTGATCACGCCCCGTGAATCCATCACCTGCCAGGGCATGCTGGACAAGGGGGTGCGCGCCAGGATCGCCCTTCATCCCGATCCGGCCTTCCAGCTCGACAAGGTGGACTTGCCCTTGCCGCCGGGTTTCGAGATCGGCAACACCATCGGCCTGAATATCAGCCCGCTGATCCAGAAGAACGAAGGAAAGCCAGGGGCGACCCTGCAAAGCGCCAAAGCCTTGATCGCGCATATTCTCAAGACCACCACCGCGGCGGTGGCCCTCATCCCCCATGTGACCTGGGTAAGCAACAACGATCTGGAACCGCTAGGGGAACTCTATGCTTTGTTCAAGGACACAGGGCGGGTCATCCTGCTGGCGGACCATGACTGCCTGGCGTTGAAGGGGTTCATCTCCCGCTGCCGCATGTTCATCGGCGCCCGCACCCATGCCACCATCGCCGCGTATTCCACCCAGGTTCCCACCCTGGTCCTGGGCTACAGCGTCAAGGCGCGGGGCATTGCCCGAGACATTTTCGGCGAGGAAAAGGACCTGGTCCTTCCCATCCAGGAACTGATGGAACCAAGGCAACTCATAGACGCTTTCGAGAAGTTGAAGGAGCGGGAGCAGGATCTCCGGCAGCATCTCCAGGCCTTCATGCCGGGATATGTGGGCCGGGCCGCCGACGCTGCCCGGGAGATCGCCTTGCTGTGCAACGATGGGGGAATGGACCCCCAGCCATGATCGGTTTCGTCGTCATCCTATCCCTGCTTGCGATCACCGGCTTGGTGGTCATGGCGATCGACCTGGTCCCGCAGGCTGCGGCCTGGATCCAGCGGATCCACATCGGTCGTTGGCGGGAGCGGAGGGAATGGACCGCGGCTGTGTCGGCGGTGGTTGAAACATGGTTGCGCCGGACGCCCGTGATCCCAATTGGCGACCATGAACGGCTGATCGTCCTGGACATGCTGCGCGGCCGCCACCGCAGCGCCACCATCCAGAGCTGGCAGGAGGCCGCCCTGCTGCTCGGGGCCGGCGAGGCCCTGCGCCGCGATCCGGGCCAGGCCAAGATGCAGCAAGCTGTGGCTGGTTGGCTGGAACGCCACTTCGAAGGCAATGGCCAGTGGAAGTCCCCGCCCCAGCAAGTGGATGGCGCTCTGCTGGGCTATGCCCTGATGAGACTGCCCGGCATCGATATTGGCCATTACCGGCCTGCCCTGGATCACCTTCGGACCCTGCTGGTGTCCATGACAGGGAATGATGGAACCATTCCCTACCGGAAGGTCCAACCGGATTTCCGCTATGTGGACACCCTCGGATTCGTGTGCCCCTTCCTTGCCGCCTATGGTCGCCGATTCAAGGATGAACCATGCCTGGCGCTGGCCATCCGGCAGATCGAATCCTATTCGGGAATGGCCATGTTGCCCGAGTGGTTCATTCCCGCCCATGCCTTCGATCTGGCTCAGAAGGTGCCGCTGGGAATTCATGGATGGGGCCGCGGCATCGCCTGGTATGCGCTCGGATTGATGGGGACGCTGAAGGAGCTACCGCCGGGGGATCCGCGCCGGGAGCGGCTGCGCGACCAGGCAAGCGCATTGGGGCAAGCCCTGCTTCGCCTGCAGGGGACGAAGGGGGGATGGAGCGCGATGGCCTTCCTGGGCCCGCAATCTCCGCTGGATTCCTCTGCCACCACGGTGCTTGGCCTATTCCTGCTGCGGATGTACCGGGAATTCAATAATCCGGAATTCCTGGAGGCAGCCCGCCGGAGCGCGGGCTACCTGATGACAGTCACCCGTCGGAGCGGCATCGTCGACTTCTCCCAGGGCGATACCAAGGGGATCGGGCACTATTCGATCCGCTACCAACAAATGCCATTCACCCAGGGATTCGCCCTGCAACTGGCGCTTGAGATCCTGGCGCTGGATGAACCCTTGGCAGGCGCCGGATGAGCAACTCAGACTATTCACAACAGCTCACCCATGGCGAATACTACCCGCACATTGATGGGATCCGCGCCCTTGCCGTGCTTCCAGTCGTCCTTTTTCATACGCTGGCTTGGCTCTGCCCCGGCGGCTTCGTAGGCGTGGATGTTTTCTTCGTCATTTCCGGATACCTGATCACCGGGGGCATCCTGCGGGATCTGGGGAAAGAGAAATTCACGATCCGTGGCTTCTATCACCGCCGGATTCTACGGATCATGCCCGCCTATTTCACCTTGATCCTCGGCGTGTTCATCATCGGGTGCGCCATTTATTACTGCATACCCTTGGTACACCTTGGCGACGCTTCGGTCATGGGGACCTTGTTCTCGGCCAACCTCTATTTTTGGAAGTTGGGCGGTGATTATTTCGCCCCGAATGTCCACGGTAACCCATTACTACATTTGTGGTCCTTGAGCGTCGAGGAGCAGTTCTATCTATGCATTCCGTTGCTCTGCACCTTGGTTTGGAAATTCCAACGCCAATGGCTTTTTCGTGTATTTGCGGGACTGACCGTGTTGTCTCTTGCCACCGCCACCTATCTGGTGGCCACCGGCAGACAGGGGGATGCCTTTTACCTACCCCACTATCGGGCATGGGAACTCCTGGTTGGTTCCTTGCTGGCCATGCTGCCTCGGGCCTTCGCAGAGAATGAGAGACCCATGCCTTGGGCCCATCCGTGGTTACCCGCACTTGGCCTTGCGCTGGTGTTGGTCCCCTACGCCCTTTATTCGTCGAATACGCCCTTCCCTGGACTGGCTGCCAGTCTCCCCGTTATCGGGACGGCGCTTCTCATCCGGTATGGCCAAAGCGGTTGGATATCTAGACTGCTCTCCTGGAAGCCATTTGTAGCCGTCGGCAAAATTTCATATTCGCTGTATCTCTGGCATTGGCCGGTGGCCGTCTATTGGAAATATGTAACCTATGACCAACTGAATATCGCCGACTACCTCGGCATATTCTTCGTGTCATTGCTGTTTGGTTATCTTTCATGGAGGTTCATCGAGATTCCTGTACGCACTTCCCAAATCTGGTCGCCTCGACGTTCATTTGCATTTGCCACCTCAGGAATTCTCATGCTGGTGACTTTCGGAATAGCCTGCGTCCTCAGCAGAGGATGGCCAAGGGTTTTACATCCCGAGGCCAACGGGCTCGTTGTCGTGCACAAAGGTCAATTTATAGAATCTTTTATTAAGAATAAAATAAAGCGTTTTGGTTCCATAATTGGATATGAATTCGTACTTTATGAACCATTTCCATTTTCGCTTGGTGCGGAAGGGAATTTCCATTTGGGGGTACCGGGAGAACCTGAGATATTTCTTATTGGCGACAGTCATGCAGGTGCGCTTCAGTATGGTTTAGACTCAGTTTTACGTCAGAGCAAGCGTAGCGGCTATGTCATGAACCGATCTGGCAAAAATGTATTCAATTTGAAAAATATTGAAGCCAAGGATATTATAGAAACATTAAAAAAACATCCCCAAGTCTCCAAGGTTGTTATGGCTGAATCTTGGTCCGAAATGATAACAAAACGAGGAAATCAAGACTATCAAACTATTTTAGATCAGGTCGAAGAGTTCACTCTTAAAATCCAATCGATGAACAAGACTCTTTATATTGTAACGGATATTCCAATCCGCAATTACAATCCAATTGATATAGCTGCGAAAATGACCATCATTCCTCCACGTAAACTGAAACATGAATGGATCAATGGGCTGCAAAGCGAGGTGGAATATGAGCAAAGACAGGGATATATAAATCGCCAATTAAAAAATTTATGTCATAAAACAGGAGCAGTGTTAGTTCCCATGCACATAGCCTTAAAACGCGAAAATCAATTCATTGCATTTGAGCATAAAAATGGTCACATAGTCCCGCTTTATATGGATGGAGGTCACCTCTCTCCAGATGGGTCACTTTTAGCTTCGAAATTCATCATGCTGTATCTTTTCCCCGATTCCAATGAAGAGGAAAAAAAGACCTTGGTGGCAAGAATGAAACCGAATAGTCCTGAGAAGTGTAAATCCAAATGACTGTACATAAACCTTTTACTATCTGTATTGGTACAATCCTACTTGCACCTGATCTACTAGTGGTCAAATTTCAAAGTGTGGCCGGATGAGCAGCCACCAGATGAAATACGGGGTCATCCTGTCCTACGCCTCGTACTTCCTTTCCATGGCCTCGGGGCTGCTGCTGACCCCTCTGCTCATCCGGGGCATGGGCAACGGGCAGTATGGCCTTTATCAGCTCATCGGCGCCACGGTGGGCTATCTCGGGCTCCTGGATTTCGGTTTCGGAGCCGCCGTCACCCGTTATGTCGCCAAATACAATGCAGAAAACGATACACAGGGACGGGAGAATTTCCTGGGCCTGGTCTTCGCCATATACGCTTGCATGGTGGCCTTGGGCGTGCTTCTTGGGGCCTTCGTTTATGTCAAGATCGCCCTGGTATTCCCGAACCTTCATGCTGAGGAGCTTCGGCAAGCCAGGCTGATGTGGTGCTTCCTGGTGGTCAGCTTCGGTTTTTCCATGATTGGCAATGTCTTCCAAGGGGCCCTATCCGGAAGCCAGGAATTCATCTTCACCCGGTCCCTGGCTGTGGGAAGCGAACTTCTGCGTGTGCTGGGCACCCTGTTCATCATTTACCGTCACTACGGCGCGGTGGAGCTGACCCTGATGGGGAGCCTGCTGGGAATCCTCTCCTGGATCGGCTGCGTGGTTTATTTCTTTCGCAAACTCCATTACCGGATCGCCTTCCGATTCTGGAACGCTGGGTTGTTCAGGGAGATGTTTGGATATTCCTTTTTCATTTTCCTGGGGCAGATGATGTCCGTGATGTATTGGCGGATCGGCATCTTCATCCTCGGCGTCCTGTCCACCACTGGCGCGGTGGCGGTCTATTCCATCGCCATGAATCTCAATGGCATCTTCCTGATCTTCGTGACCTCCATCAATTCTGTCCTCCTACCCCGGCTCACCCACATGGTGGTGCAGCAGGCCACCAACGCGGAAAAGACAGAGTTCGTCGCCCGGGTCGGGCGCATCATCCTGTTCGTCTACGGCTACCTCCTGATTGGCTTCAGCTTCTTCGGCAGGCAATTCATCAGCCTTTGGCTTGGACCCGACTACCAGGAAGCCTGGACGGCGACCATGATCGTGGTGTGGGCCGCCGCCATCCCACGCATCCAGGGAGCCACCAATGACCTGATGAAGGCCATGAACAGGCACCAGTTCCTGAGCATCATGTACGTGGCCATGGGGCTGCTCAACGTTCTCGTGGCCGTCCTCCTGGTGAAGCGCCTCGGCATCATCGGCGTGGCTATCGGGACCGCCACCGCCCTCATCGCCGGCAATCTCGTGATCGCGAACATCTACTACCAGCGGGCCCTGGGAATACAGGTCCGCGAATTTTTCCGGATCACGTTCTCACGGTCGGGAACCGCGCTCCTTGCGAGTGCGGGTGTGGCCCTGCTTGCCGGGCAACTGCCGTTCGCCGGATGGCGCGGATTCTTGATCAAAGGAACCTGCTTCACCCTGGCCTATCTCGCCATCTTCTGGAACTACGCTTGGAATGCGAATGAAAGGTCCCTCGTCCGGTCGCTGGTTCCTGAGTGGTTCATGTCAGAGAGGAATGAAGCTCAATAATGATAATAATTTGATTCTAAATGCTCACCATACATAAGATAATTTATCGTTATAAAGTTGCATTATATTATCAACAAGGATGGAAACCCCTGGATGGTGTGTTTCTAGTGCTTAATTTCCGTTCATAAACCTATCCAGGCAATCGAGTTGCGTCGGCAGATCCTCATCTGTGCGGTGTGGAAATGACCAAATGCTGACGATGGGCCAAGGTTGTTGCCAAGATCTCAGTTTGGTCATAGGTGGCCTGGACATGGGCCCGACCAGCTTGGCCCATCCTGGCCCTCGCATCGACCAGAGCGAGGAGTTGATTCAATCCCTCCCGGAGGGCTGTCGCAGATTGGGGTTTAACCGTTAGTCCGGTTTCACCATGGATGACAGTCTCACGCGGGCCGATGACATCCGTCGAGACCACCGGCAAGCCCATGGCCTGGGCCTCGATGTTCACTTCGCCGAAACCCTCCCGGTAGGTGGGAAGGCAGAAGATGTCCATGGCTGCGTAGTAGGGCAGCGGGTTGGTTTGCCATCCGGCCAAGTGGATCTGGGGATTCGAGGCCATTTCATTACGGGTTCCCGCAAACAACGGGTCATCGGGTTCCTCGTCTCCCACCAGGAGCAAGTGGAGGTCGGGATGCAGGCGCTGCAATTCAGCAAAGGCTTGCACCAGCTCATTGATGCCCTTCTCACGGGTCAATCTCGCCACGGTGCCGATGACCAGAGACCCCGAAGGGATGCCGAATTGTCGGCGGATCTCAGCCCCTGCTTCCTTCCATCGTGCTGGCTCATAAACCCTGAAGTCGATGCCCGCTACGCTGCCATGGTGCATGATGTCGAACTTCGCGGCCCGGTCGAGGCCTTCCTCGATGGCGAAAGCGACCAAGCCTTTGGACAAGGGAAGGATCTGATGGCTCAAGCGGCAGGTGAGCTTTTCCAAGGTGCGCAGCAGCCAGCGCTTTGGCCCCGTCCGTGTGACATACACCAGCCCCCAGAGCAGGTAGAGGCGCACGGGAGCGCGGGTGATCCACCCCGCGAGGGCCGCCAGCAGCGAGGCCTTGGGGGTGCTGTATTGGACGATGTCG encodes:
- a CDS encoding glycosyltransferase, whose protein sequence is MSRRILVTSTAMRIGGVERALVGLLDSLIREGHEVSLFLWAHEGEFMGLLPPGVHLLPEIPAYARLERPIRKAVAQGFPGIGLARLAAKAITAFRAEVLRRPGYLLPRSVRYCIPFLPPVPGHYDLVLSFLAPHDIAARKISASCRAGWIHTDYGSLECGVDTTFEASMWQSMDALMAVSEGVRDSFISVFPTLADRVQVMENILSPDFIRQQADEDVSKEMPFEPGIIHLCSVGRFSHAKNFDAIPEAVRRLGGSGRSVKWYIIGYGPEEELIRRRIQEAGVQDRVIILGKKVNPYPYMKACDTYVQPSRYEGKAVTVQEAQILGKPVLITNFPTAGSQVQDGVDGLIAPMEMDGLVGGIRKLIEDPALRERLAATAASRDYCNRSEVEKILRLIKADP
- a CDS encoding glycosyltransferase — its product is MTGNRKKVLFLIESLAGGGAEKVLSVLVAHLDKTKFDVTVLSVVNTGIHIDSIQKHAHYQFFLDNPASDRSFWSRLVYRVKYNLIQKLPGRLAYRWLIKDAFEFEVAFIEGLATKIISASINPRSRKLAWVHTDLQANHWTKLVFHTLQREAQSYRRFDQIVCVSRQVKDSLASLLGIVERTSVLHNPVDTREILQKAEEGLPVAEDRSTLRLVSTGRLVEQKGYDRLLNIHKRLLDDGLAHELWILGEGPQRPQLEAYLQQHQLEGSVRLWGFLANPYAIMRQCDLFVCSSLAEGFSTAVTEALILGIPVITTDCSGMRELLGDQEGFGIITGNSEDALYDGLKSLLTEPERLAHYRRQAILRGQEFGLKQTLPAVEALLEGVI
- a CDS encoding glycosyltransferase yields the protein MKRMLIVANGLEGGGAEKVLITLINHLDSRQYDITLYSMVACDIHRLELMRPIHYRYFFEAVIPEDNELVRFWKKLRNKLKLLIFDFLPARWFYFLFVTGKFDIEFAAIEGYATKVISGSGNPTSLKIAWVHIDLFNLHWTDIVFKKPDEEKKAYCRFDKIVCVSAVVKENLDRLFEVHEKSLVLYNPVDVGDIRQKARELVPVPRSTSKLFRMVTAGRLAEQKGFDRLLDIHRRLLADGLAHELWILGEGPQRLVLEAYIREHHLEESVCLLGFQANPYAFINQCDLFVCSSRAEGFSTVATEAVILGLPVVTTDCAGMRELLLTGEDSCGLITGNDNENLYIGLKDILQDMTLLERLKEKARARGSAFSLEKTMNSFLGLFENQ
- a CDS encoding glycosyltransferase, whose translation is MRKMMNILHITGQQTSEKIGGLEKWYAFFVASANKNGWGEVFLIFSKETPKEPVAAFFVNNNVKTAVFDYRFSIANFLKFHSYLRRNQIQFLHCHFENTLWFLVAGKLLGMKTFWHLNMENYYSVNNDWKNNFKVRVGVTFYRLKIFMLQFFIDKIYCASYAVQREYRDFFKLFSRKLEVTYFGLPKSQIDAEKARRRSFDRTAKSRIIIGCVAFHAPVKGVDILLRAVNVLVERGHDVELLQIGGSQFIHDKHDTKSLHDLAVELGLTDRINWAGIQQNVTDCLLDVDIYCQPSRHEALSFSIMEAMTISLPIVATNVGGIPEVVQNGINGFVFPPDDHVKCADKIEELILKTALRHEMGNRSLEIIDSPIFYTENTIELIQKNYDKG
- a CDS encoding glycosyltransferase family 2 protein; protein product: MNPPVPNISVIVPVHNTERWVGRCIDSILSQSCTDFELILVEDGSTDDSGTICDEYAARDARIRVAHIPNGGVSNARNRGLDFSQGRFICFIDSDDWVERDYLATLLETLTNSQAQIGICGISSDPNSNEPPVVLVAPTQTLTLLSVNADELLTLYESYLLFGPYNKIYERMIINANKLRFDTTLSYGEDLVFNFQYLDSVAQLAVSDQPLYHYRKANPGSLAGKYHADKFQIDMRLFEVTYAFFEKHGLLTVAALCWLWTRYFWSLHDDLFLINHPRCTLRWPQKFQHIRAILAHPRLPEALVFADTTKCPRSILACIRHQSVLGFFALNLVMSLKNRGVPS
- a CDS encoding polysaccharide pyruvyl transferase family protein — its product is MNPILLYPHGGSLNHGCEAIVRATAKILGGPPKSMTLFSMRPQEDLSVGLDRIVAVADHRYVEPLTRRQTLVASIHHKLTNTDNRFYRFKHAALLKGITRDSIALSIGGDNYCYGDCSWLYAANTLIHKRGARTVFWGCSVDPEDMDAAMVRDLNGFDLITPRESITCQGMLDKGVRARIALHPDPAFQLDKVDLPLPPGFEIGNTIGLNISPLIQKNEGKPGATLQSAKALIAHILKTTTAAVALIPHVTWVSNNDLEPLGELYALFKDTGRVILLADHDCLALKGFISRCRMFIGARTHATIAAYSTQVPTLVLGYSVKARGIARDIFGEEKDLVLPIQELMEPRQLIDAFEKLKEREQDLRQHLQAFMPGYVGRAADAAREIALLCNDGGMDPQP
- a CDS encoding glycoside hydrolase family 88 protein, yielding MIGFVVILSLLAITGLVVMAIDLVPQAAAWIQRIHIGRWRERREWTAAVSAVVETWLRRTPVIPIGDHERLIVLDMLRGRHRSATIQSWQEAALLLGAGEALRRDPGQAKMQQAVAGWLERHFEGNGQWKSPPQQVDGALLGYALMRLPGIDIGHYRPALDHLRTLLVSMTGNDGTIPYRKVQPDFRYVDTLGFVCPFLAAYGRRFKDEPCLALAIRQIESYSGMAMLPEWFIPAHAFDLAQKVPLGIHGWGRGIAWYALGLMGTLKELPPGDPRRERLRDQASALGQALLRLQGTKGGWSAMAFLGPQSPLDSSATTVLGLFLLRMYREFNNPEFLEAARRSAGYLMTVTRRSGIVDFSQGDTKGIGHYSIRYQQMPFTQGFALQLALEILALDEPLAGAG